The sequence below is a genomic window from Paenibacillus silvisoli.
CGCTCTGCCTCTTCTTTGAGGTTCTTCACCATATCCCGGCCGCTAACGATGATGTACGGCTGATTTTCCGTCTTGTCACTGTTCGCGTTGCCGAAGAAAATGTTCGTACCATCGACCAGTTCCATGCAGATTTCGCCCTTGATCTCGGAATAGCGGCTACCGTATGGCTTCTTGCTCACATCAAAATAAAAATGCGCTGCTGCATCCCCTGTAATAGCGGAATCGAACAACGCATCCTTTATGCGAAACTCCATTTTGAACTTCTCAAACAACGCATCGATCTGCTTATTGGCGATTGCAGCGGCGATTGCATCACTTACCCGGCCTGTATCCGGCGTTTCATGCGAATACATCATCGGTTCAAAGTGAATTTTAGCCTTTGATGTGGTCAGCGAAGCGACGAAGAAGGTGATAACCCGCTTGATGATGTTAAATACCGGCTTCGGCATATCGCTGTCAGGCAAGTTGCGCCATTGGTTGCCGCTGAAAAAGTCCCAGTTGGCGTTGACCGTTTCGTAGTAGTTCGGTGATAGGCGGTTATTGTAGCTTACGCCGTTCTCGTATAACTGCCAATCCTTCGTTTTGTCTGCCACTTAGTCACCCCTTCCCACTTCGCGCAATCTTTTCGTTGTAACCCATAAGCTGCTCGAACCCCTTGCGCATCCGCTTGGCCCGTTCGCGTTCTTCCTCTTTCTCGTGATCGTCGACTTTCGGCACTTCATAGCGGTCTGGCTGCTTTCTGCCGTGGCTGTAAGCCAGGAAAAGGGCAAAACAAAAGCCTGCTCCGATCAGCAGGCCGTAGAGTAATTGCATATTGTCACCTCATTCATTATCGACTGGTGTTAAGCCCATTGGTTGGTGCAGTTTATATTCGCCCGTGAACCGATATAAGCTGTTAGCGCTCCATACATGGTCAAGTAATTGACGCAATTCATTTCCCTGTTCCGCGGTCACACAAATTCCCATGCCTGTTAAGTCCTCAATGTGTAAATCCCCGTTATCATCACAACGCAATCTGAATGTGTCGCCTTTAACCTCTCTAATAACCACTATTCCATCTCCCCTACCATTTGGTAAACGCTGACACATTCGCTCTCCCGCCCGTCATCGCCTTCACCGCCTTCTGATGCTTCTCCTGCGGCGTTGGGTTGTCGGGGTCTTTCTCCTGCGCCTTCTTGCTCGGCCGCATCCTCATGCTGCAAAAGTACCGGAGCGCATCCGGTCCATGCGTCAATTCATGCGGCTCACTCGCTACATCGTTCGGGTCTTTCTCGTCGCGTTGTAACTGTGGCAATGTACGGATCAGGTTCACGCAGTTCGAGAACAGCTTTAAACGCGCTGTAGTGACTGTCTCGCCCGTCTGTTCATCAAGGGTTTCATACGGCTTCAACCACTCTTTAAGGTTCAGCCAGCCTTGTATGCGCTCGTTATTCGCTTTTACAAAGGGTATGCCGTTCTCTCTGAACAGATCGGAAGCGCTCTTGCCGGTGTCCTGCCTGCGATTCCACAAGTCAGGCGGCGCATAGGTCAGCTTTATGTCCTCGTTCGTCATGTCTTTTATGCGTTGTGCCGCACTGCTGATAATCAAATCAGACTCGTAAAGCTCTTTATATACAAATACATTACCTTGCGTATCAATCGCAGCCCAATACGCGGCAAGCATATCTAAACCATAGTCAAGGAATCTGAACCGTTGCCAGCTTTGTGGGATCACAAACGGTTCTACAACGTGGATATGGCGTTTAAACTCCCCGAAGTATTGCCCCTCGAATATATCCCAATCGCCGTCTAGGAAGGCTTTACGCTCCTTCTCAGGCAAATTTTCGAGACGCTTCACGTAGTTCGGGTCATTCTGCATCAGAACAACGTTGTCATATACTTTCGCGGGTATGAACACCCGTTTATTATTGGTTACTTCGTCGATTGTCGGCTTCTTTCCGTATTCAGTCGCCTCGATAAAGTCCTCTTTCACCCATGTATGACCAATGCCGCCAGGGTTGCACGTTCCTCTAAATGTCGGCTTAAAGCCCTTCGGGGAACGCAAGCACGATAGAAGTACTTGTATACTCTTTTTCTCATGTTTCGTTAACTCATCAACGCCGATCCAATCCATCGAGCGGCCTTGATAGCCTTCGGCATCAGCGAAGTTGCGTATATATCTGAACTTAACGGAAGTTCCGTTGATTAAGGTCGCAACGTGTTTGGATTCGTGATAGCTGTAAAGTTCCCTCGGCACCTTTTCTTTCCACTCGCGGATGATGTTCGCTTCAAGGTCATCATACGTTTCACGGAAGATATACATGGATGCACCGGCATTCTCTAACCCATACGCCAAGCACTCCATGACCAATGCGCAGCTTTTGCCGCCGCCCTTTGCCCCACCGTATACCACTTCATCCGCATCACACTCATGAAACAGCTTCTGTTTCTCATTCGGTTCATAGTTAATCGTTATATTCATGATTTAGCCGGACGAGGGATATTGAAGTTGACTTGAATAGCCCCGCCATTATCCCCGGTCATTTCAACCTTATCCTTATACATACCTAAATGCTTTCCACCAAGCTCGTAAGCTTTAAGCCTATCCTTAGGCTCTAGAAGGCGGTTTTCAGCCATCTCGCGCAAATCCCGCATTATGTCATCAGCTGACCATCCAACGCGCTTAGAACGGGCTTCTAGGGCTTCAAATATGGCTTCCTCTATCTCAGGTTTTTGAAGGTTCTCAGAACCGATTGAACCCGCCGTTTTTTCACTATATCCAGCCCGAATTGCCGCCTGCGTAGCATTGAAATCGACCAAATATTCAGTTATGAAAAGCTGCTGTTTGGCCGTCAATGCCATAGGGCTCACCTCATTATTCCAAATTCGTCCTCTATTGCGTCACACGTTCTTCGAATTCGTTCTTCAATCTCTTCCATTGCTTTGGAATTCAACACTTCGGACTCCATCAATTTTCGAAGTTCGTTCAAGTAAGCGATTTTCTCAACCATCACACTTGACCTCCTTGATTTTTAACACAAGTTCATTCGAACAACTCTCGCAGAGATCAAGTTGTAGCAGCGCTGGCATCCTCTCTTCGCCATCCCAAACCTTCCGATGCCCCATCCCTATGGTTATATTAGTTTCATCCCATTTTCCACACGCTCGGCAACGCTCTTTTGTGTTGTGAAATATGTGAATCATCCTTCGTTCCCCCATAACGACAAAAAGCCCTGTTGTGCGCAGGGCTTCCGTCAGAGTCAACAAAACTTGGTCGCATCGATGTAGCTCATGCCTCAGACGCAAGGCTATCTCGGTATATTTGTGCAGCTCTAGGAGCGTGTCACCATTCAGGCCATCCATACTGAACCAAGTGGAACTTGATCGTCAAAGCGCATGGACAGCAAACCCGTTTTAT
It includes:
- a CDS encoding phage terminase large subunit encodes the protein MNITINYEPNEKQKLFHECDADEVVYGGAKGGGKSCALVMECLAYGLENAGASMYIFRETYDDLEANIIREWKEKVPRELYSYHESKHVATLINGTSVKFRYIRNFADAEGYQGRSMDWIGVDELTKHEKKSIQVLLSCLRSPKGFKPTFRGTCNPGGIGHTWVKEDFIEATEYGKKPTIDEVTNNKRVFIPAKVYDNVVLMQNDPNYVKRLENLPEKERKAFLDGDWDIFEGQYFGEFKRHIHVVEPFVIPQSWQRFRFLDYGLDMLAAYWAAIDTQGNVFVYKELYESDLIISSAAQRIKDMTNEDIKLTYAPPDLWNRRQDTGKSASDLFRENGIPFVKANNERIQGWLNLKEWLKPYETLDEQTGETVTTARLKLFSNCVNLIRTLPQLQRDEKDPNDVASEPHELTHGPDALRYFCSMRMRPSKKAQEKDPDNPTPQEKHQKAVKAMTGGRANVSAFTKW
- a CDS encoding terminase small subunit → MALTAKQQLFITEYLVDFNATQAAIRAGYSEKTAGSIGSENLQKPEIEEAIFEALEARSKRVGWSADDIMRDLREMAENRLLEPKDRLKAYELGGKHLGMYKDKVEMTGDNGGAIQVNFNIPRPAKS